Proteins encoded within one genomic window of bacterium:
- a CDS encoding transketolase — MITKKNHNTVDLAQKIRMDILEMTSRGNSSHIGSCFSQVDILAVLYGAILQVDPQNPRWENRDRFILSKGHAGASVYATLAECGFFKTDKLLTHYQDGSDLSGHVSHKGIPGVELSTGSLGHGLGVGVGMAKAAKMDGKSWRTFVMMSDGECDEGSNWEAVLFASHHKLDNLIAIVDYNKIQSLAPVAETLALEPFADKWKAFGWQVKEVDGHDHDALTDVFSGLSASSGKPTVILAHTIKGKGVSFMEHSVLWHYRSAQGEEFAAAKKELLTK; from the coding sequence ATGATAACGAAAAAAAATCATAACACTGTAGATCTGGCTCAAAAAATCAGAATGGATATTCTGGAGATGACTAGTCGCGGGAATAGCTCGCATATCGGGTCGTGTTTTAGCCAAGTGGATATTTTAGCAGTGCTTTATGGTGCTATTCTTCAGGTTGACCCGCAAAATCCCCGCTGGGAAAATCGTGATCGTTTTATTTTAAGTAAAGGCCATGCTGGCGCCTCGGTATATGCGACATTGGCTGAATGCGGTTTTTTTAAAACCGATAAACTCTTAACCCATTATCAGGACGGTTCCGATTTGAGTGGCCATGTGAGTCATAAAGGAATTCCGGGCGTTGAATTGTCAACTGGAAGTCTGGGACATGGGCTGGGAGTTGGTGTAGGAATGGCCAAGGCTGCCAAAATGGACGGAAAATCATGGCGTACTTTTGTGATGATGTCGGACGGCGAATGCGATGAAGGATCTAACTGGGAAGCTGTTTTGTTTGCTTCTCACCACAAGCTTGATAATTTAATAGCAATTGTTGATTATAATAAAATTCAAAGTTTAGCGCCTGTGGCCGAAACGCTGGCTCTAGAACCTTTTGCTGATAAATGGAAGGCTTTTGGATGGCAGGTTAAAGAAGTGGATGGTCATGATCATGACGCCTTAACTGATGTTTTTTCCGGACTTTCTGCGTCTTCCGGAAAACCAACCGTTATATTGGCCCATACAATCAAGGGTAAGGGAGTTTCGTTTATGGAGCACAGTGTGCTTTGGCATTATCGTTCTGCACAGGGTGAAGAATTTGCCGCGGCTAAAAAGGAGTTACTGACTAAGTGA
- a CDS encoding class I SAM-dependent methyltransferase, with amino-acid sequence MVQNFKNVTEIAGEKVSQAQLCRVVQRYVWAGGYCHNKDVLEIACGVGQGLGYLASVSRSIRAGDITPDLVLQARAHYGNRISITEMDAEHLPFDDSSLDVVILFEAIYYLPSAKQFIQECKRVLRPGGVVLIATANKDLFDFNPSPYSTHYYGVVELNALLQSLGFSCVFLGNLSETALGLKQKIIRLIKKLVVALNLMPKTMSGKKWLKRIFFGELLPMPAEIDIHTAPYVPPVAISSHEPSRCSNVLYVAATKV; translated from the coding sequence ATGGTGCAAAATTTTAAAAATGTTACTGAAATAGCGGGTGAAAAAGTGTCTCAGGCTCAGTTGTGCCGTGTTGTTCAACGGTATGTATGGGCGGGCGGTTATTGTCATAATAAAGATGTTTTAGAAATAGCCTGTGGTGTGGGGCAGGGGCTTGGCTATTTGGCTTCTGTCTCTCGCAGTATACGGGCCGGTGATATCACACCCGATCTGGTTTTACAGGCGCGGGCCCATTATGGGAACCGCATTTCTATTACCGAAATGGATGCCGAACATCTGCCATTTGATGATTCCAGTCTGGATGTTGTTATTTTATTTGAAGCTATTTATTACCTTCCTTCTGCCAAGCAGTTTATTCAGGAGTGCAAGCGGGTTTTGCGTCCCGGGGGTGTGGTTTTGATAGCCACAGCCAATAAAGATCTGTTCGATTTTAACCCCAGCCCTTATTCCACTCACTATTATGGTGTTGTTGAACTCAATGCCCTGCTTCAATCTTTGGGGTTTTCCTGTGTTTTTCTGGGAAATCTCTCTGAAACTGCTCTTGGATTAAAGCAAAAAATAATTCGCCTGATTAAAAAACTTGTTGTAGCTCTTAATCTGATGCCGAAAACGATGTCGGGCAAAAAGTGGCTCAAGCGTATTTTTTTTGGGGAGTTATTGCCTATGCCGGCAGAAATAGATATTCATACGGCGCCGTATGTTCCTCCGGTGGCTATTTCTTCCCATGAGCCCAGCCGGTGTTCAAATGTGCTGTATGTTGCAGCTACTAAAGTTTGA
- a CDS encoding sugar transferase → MRIKRFFDFIVSGLALLLVGPFLVIVMFAIYLQDRHSPIYKATRAGKNGKPFVMYKIRSMVVNAETLGGSSTGNADPRITAIGRFVRKYKLDELSQLWNVFTGDMSLVGPRPNTVNDIKFYTQEENELLSIVPGITDFSSIVFADEGAILENKQNPDLAYNQLIRPWKSRLGIFYCKNRSFILDLKLIFLTLVTIVNRSMALSLVQRILLDLGAPDDLVRIASRKESLMPFPPPGMEQIVKAGFGMPL, encoded by the coding sequence ATGAGAATTAAACGTTTTTTTGATTTTATTGTTAGTGGTTTAGCGTTGCTTCTGGTGGGGCCTTTTCTTGTTATTGTGATGTTTGCGATTTATTTACAAGATCGCCACTCTCCCATTTATAAGGCAACACGTGCTGGGAAAAACGGCAAACCTTTCGTGATGTACAAAATTCGTTCTATGGTTGTAAATGCAGAAACGCTGGGTGGCAGTTCTACAGGGAATGCTGATCCGCGTATTACAGCTATAGGCCGATTTGTTAGAAAATATAAGTTAGATGAGCTTTCGCAGTTATGGAATGTATTTACTGGAGATATGTCGCTGGTGGGGCCACGACCTAATACGGTGAACGATATAAAATTTTATACACAGGAAGAAAATGAGCTGTTAAGTATTGTTCCTGGAATTACCGATTTTTCTTCTATTGTTTTTGCCGACGAGGGCGCTATTCTTGAAAATAAACAAAACCCCGATCTTGCTTATAACCAGCTTATTCGCCCCTGGAAAAGCAGGCTCGGGATTTTTTACTGTAAAAATCGTTCTTTCATCCTGGACTTAAAATTGATTTTTTTGACGTTAGTAACTATTGTAAACCGTTCTATGGCTTTAAGCCTAGTTCAGCGAATTCTTCTTGATTTGGGGGCGCCTGATGATTTAGTGCGGATTGCGAGCAGAAAGGAAAGTCTTATGCCTTTTCCTCCGCCAGGAATGGAGCAGATAGTGAAAGCCGGTTTCGGTATGCCTCTTTAA
- the asnB gene encoding asparagine synthase (glutamine-hydrolyzing), with protein sequence MCGIAGIYLNSPKEAAFLLEKVSSIVSAISHRGPDGHGTWADAQGQLVLGHARLAIIDLSKDGKQPMLSQSGNFVLTFNGEIYNYVELREELAGMGVQFRGTSDTEVLLEAMERWGIEKTLKRARGMFAVALWDIKKKILWLGRDRVGKKPLYVYQDHQCLVFASEIKGILKYPDISVNLSSQALSDYLTLGFVVGPQTIYKEITEINPGTLVCFKENFTVREEINYWSFPNEASRILSPQEIEKETERLLNEAIKLRLRADVPVGVFLSGGIDSGLITAMAALQSSQPLQTFTVSFGNSSFDESHLASLVAERYHTQHREIRLDPDLRDLLPQIVRTYDEPFADPSAVPTYAISQEASRYVKVVLNGEGSDELFGGYRRTYAMRWLQKIQFILQLLPQGSLGGLAKILPQPQGFRNAYSFFHRFIRAAQADAQTRYLLWSSDGFDEEEKAFLGKNSFHNQLSTREVLSERLSDYSSLPPLAQFMAFDFLVGMADCLLPKIDMATMAHGLEGRSPFLDQELVYWVAGLDKRNLLSGGDTKPVLRSIAKRYLPDGIVSAPKRGFEMPLVRWMKEDLYDMARDTCLSQNSILFDMFDRDQVSALVNRQTSLDDERWAKRLWTFFMLASWGKYK encoded by the coding sequence CCAGGGGCAACTGGTGCTGGGTCATGCCCGTTTGGCCATTATTGATTTAAGCAAAGATGGGAAGCAGCCCATGCTTTCTCAGAGCGGTAACTTTGTACTCACCTTTAACGGGGAAATTTATAATTATGTTGAATTGCGCGAAGAGCTTGCTGGTATGGGTGTTCAGTTTAGAGGAACATCCGATACGGAAGTGTTGCTGGAGGCCATGGAGCGATGGGGGATTGAAAAAACCTTAAAGCGCGCGCGCGGGATGTTTGCCGTGGCTCTTTGGGACATAAAAAAGAAAATTCTATGGCTAGGTCGTGACCGGGTAGGTAAAAAACCTTTGTATGTTTATCAGGATCATCAGTGTCTTGTTTTTGCGTCGGAAATAAAAGGAATTTTAAAATATCCTGATATATCAGTAAATCTTTCCTCACAGGCTCTTTCCGATTATTTGACTCTTGGTTTTGTGGTGGGCCCCCAAACTATTTATAAAGAAATAACAGAAATTAATCCCGGTACCCTTGTATGTTTTAAAGAAAATTTTACCGTGCGGGAAGAAATAAACTACTGGAGTTTCCCGAACGAGGCATCCCGTATCTTGTCGCCTCAGGAAATTGAAAAAGAAACGGAACGTCTTTTAAACGAAGCCATTAAACTTCGCTTGCGTGCCGATGTGCCGGTAGGGGTATTTTTATCGGGAGGCATTGATAGTGGTTTAATTACCGCTATGGCGGCTTTGCAGTCTTCCCAGCCGCTGCAGACATTTACCGTTAGTTTTGGAAATTCCAGTTTTGATGAATCTCATTTAGCCAGTCTGGTAGCCGAACGTTATCATACGCAGCATCGCGAAATACGGCTCGACCCGGATTTGAGAGATTTGTTGCCTCAAATAGTACGGACTTATGATGAACCTTTTGCCGATCCTTCCGCTGTACCTACTTATGCCATTTCTCAGGAGGCATCACGGTATGTAAAAGTTGTTCTTAACGGCGAAGGTAGTGATGAACTTTTTGGTGGCTACAGACGTACCTATGCCATGCGCTGGCTTCAAAAAATTCAGTTTATCCTGCAGCTGTTGCCTCAAGGAAGTCTGGGCGGGCTGGCAAAAATACTGCCGCAACCTCAGGGCTTTCGGAATGCTTATTCCTTTTTTCATCGTTTTATACGGGCAGCTCAGGCCGATGCCCAAACTCGTTATCTGTTGTGGTCTTCTGACGGGTTTGATGAAGAAGAAAAAGCTTTTCTTGGCAAAAATTCTTTTCATAACCAGCTCTCTACGCGTGAAGTTTTAAGTGAAAGATTATCCGACTATTCTTCCTTGCCGCCGTTAGCCCAGTTTATGGCTTTTGATTTTTTAGTGGGGATGGCTGATTGTTTACTGCCTAAAATTGATATGGCAACCATGGCTCATGGCCTGGAGGGGCGTTCTCCTTTTTTAGATCAGGAACTGGTTTATTGGGTGGCCGGACTTGATAAAAGAAATTTGCTATCGGGAGGAGATACCAAGCCTGTTTTACGGTCTATTGCCAAACGGTATTTGCCAGACGGAATCGTATCGGCCCCCAAAAGAGGTTTTGAAATGCCTCTTGTACGCTGGATGAAAGAGGATCTTTATGATATGGCCAGGGATACCTGTTTGTCTCAAAACAGTATTTTGTTTGATATGTTTGACCGTGATCAGGTAAGTGCTCTTGTAAACAGGCAAACATCTCTTGATGATGAGCGCTGGGCTAAGCGCTTATGGACTTTTTTTATGCTGGCATCGTGGGGAAAATATAAATGA
- a CDS encoding DegT/DnrJ/EryC1/StrS family aminotransferase, protein MKKRDIPFFNYPHIFKEHDEDYSRVLTETCRRGAYIMQQELFEFEKQLGQFLGVKHVLGTADGTMALMMALKAVGIKPGDEVIVPTHTFVATAAAVDHVGAKPVLVDCARDHLIDADDVKRKITKRTRAIMPVQLNGRTANMEPVTKLAQNHNLVIVEDSCQALGSKFKNKFAGTFGAAGAFSFYPSKTLGCFGDGGAVITNDDEVATILKLLRDHGRGDDGKVWMFGYNSRLDNIQAAILLLKLKRYPEAIAKRRALAMRYQNALKDIKEVLLPPAPDADDAHFDIYQNYEIEAENREKLRFFLEENGIKTIIQWGGHLIHQFEKLGLNTDVPYAEAMSKKYMLLPMHTALTDDDVDYVCEKIVEFYKK, encoded by the coding sequence ATGAAAAAAAGAGATATTCCATTTTTTAATTACCCTCACATTTTTAAAGAGCATGACGAGGATTATTCCCGGGTGCTTACCGAAACATGTCGCCGGGGCGCCTATATCATGCAGCAGGAGCTTTTTGAGTTTGAGAAGCAGCTGGGGCAATTTTTAGGCGTTAAGCATGTGCTGGGAACGGCTGACGGTACAATGGCTTTAATGATGGCGCTTAAGGCTGTGGGCATTAAACCGGGGGATGAGGTGATTGTTCCTACCCATACCTTTGTGGCAACGGCCGCCGCCGTTGATCATGTGGGGGCAAAGCCCGTTCTGGTGGATTGTGCTAGAGATCACTTGATTGATGCGGACGATGTAAAACGTAAAATAACCAAGCGGACGCGTGCCATTATGCCAGTTCAGCTTAACGGTCGCACCGCCAACATGGAGCCTGTTACAAAATTAGCCCAAAATCACAATTTGGTGATTGTGGAGGATTCTTGTCAGGCACTTGGTTCAAAATTTAAAAATAAATTTGCCGGCACCTTTGGTGCCGCCGGAGCATTTAGCTTTTATCCCTCAAAAACATTAGGCTGTTTTGGAGACGGAGGAGCAGTAATTACAAACGATGATGAAGTGGCTACAATATTAAAGCTGTTGCGCGATCATGGTCGTGGCGACGACGGAAAAGTATGGATGTTTGGCTATAATTCACGACTAGACAATATCCAGGCTGCCATTTTACTACTTAAGTTAAAAAGATACCCCGAAGCCATTGCCAAAAGGCGCGCTTTGGCGATGCGTTATCAAAATGCTCTTAAAGACATCAAAGAAGTGCTTTTACCTCCTGCTCCTGATGCCGATGATGCCCACTTTGATATTTACCAAAACTACGAAATTGAGGCCGAAAATCGCGAAAAATTACGCTTTTTTTTGGAAGAAAACGGTATTAAAACAATTATTCAATGGGGGGGGCATCTTATTCACCAGTTTGAGAAGCTGGGGCTTAATACCGATGTTCCTTACGCCGAAGCCATGAGTAAAAAATACATGTTATTGCCTATGCACACGGCTTTGACCGATGACGATGTGGATTATGTTTGTGAAAAAATAGTAGAGTTTTATAAAAAATAG
- a CDS encoding SLBB domain-containing protein, with product MAFTEDDAVAFSPVPFGGMGSVNSLSYTVHVLGEVARPGTYKILPSDRVTDLLRYAGNILPNGSQRNIQLKRQNQSRKIDIYSYKYNGDLNQNPYLVDNDVVFVPLKKGEFEIEGPVNRPGNYEISQPISLSKAIKMAGGLATGYTSTDPIRIIRFGMDGTKNVIEVSSSDKIDYDFKVQKGDIVVVPHILLVGKKFDYNVSKIPGDNIFYPTINDNVNVIGAVTAPGAYSFQPSFKYLDYVGLAGPTHQSSLKRVKVLSGDGKKRLVSNVKEINPGDTIIVPTKSITVTNALTWFNTITNTTLTTLLLYDRLHNN from the coding sequence ATGGCTTTTACGGAGGATGATGCTGTTGCTTTTTCCCCGGTTCCTTTTGGTGGTATGGGTTCTGTCAACTCATTAAGTTATACGGTTCATGTGTTGGGCGAAGTGGCTCGTCCGGGTACCTATAAAATTTTGCCTTCCGATAGGGTAACCGATTTATTGCGTTACGCGGGTAATATTTTGCCTAATGGCAGCCAAAGAAATATTCAGCTTAAAAGACAGAACCAGTCCAGAAAAATAGATATTTATTCTTATAAGTATAATGGTGATCTTAATCAGAATCCGTATCTGGTAGACAATGATGTTGTTTTTGTTCCTTTAAAAAAGGGAGAGTTTGAAATTGAAGGCCCGGTTAATAGGCCTGGTAATTATGAAATTAGTCAGCCTATTTCTCTATCAAAAGCAATTAAAATGGCCGGAGGGTTGGCAACGGGTTATACCAGCACAGATCCTATCCGTATTATCCGTTTTGGCATGGATGGAACTAAAAATGTTATTGAAGTGTCCAGTTCAGACAAAATTGATTACGATTTTAAAGTTCAAAAGGGAGATATTGTTGTTGTTCCTCATATTCTTCTTGTCGGTAAAAAATTTGATTATAACGTCAGCAAAATTCCCGGTGATAATATTTTTTATCCTACCATTAATGATAATGTAAATGTGATTGGTGCCGTGACGGCGCCGGGGGCTTATTCCTTTCAGCCCAGTTTTAAATATTTAGATTATGTAGGTTTGGCCGGCCCTACCCATCAGTCCAGCTTAAAACGGGTTAAGGTGTTGTCGGGTGATGGTAAAAAAAGATTAGTGTCTAATGTGAAAGAAATTAATCCGGGAGATACTATTATTGTTCCTACAAAATCCATTACCGTTACCAATGCACTCACATGGTTCAATACGATTACCAATACTACCCTTACGACTTTGTTGTTGTACGACAGACTTCATAATAATTAA
- a CDS encoding nucleotide sugar dehydrogenase yields MKDNQETIVAVVGLGYVGLPLAVAFGKLGRVIGFDLSEEKVASYKKCVDPADEVTESEFRDASSLEFTADSKKLSEANVFIVAVPTPVDEAYKPDFAPLVSASRLIGQNMRQGSLVIYESTVYPGATEEVCIPVLEKESGMKWQKDFRVGYSPERINPGDKEHVLSNTIKIVSGDRPETLDEVAQLYNRVVKAGVFKASSIQAAEAAKVIENTQRDLNIALMNELAIIFNRMNIDTMEVLKAAGTKWNFLPFRPGLVGGHCIGVDPYYLTYKAEVIGYHPQVILAGRRINDGMAKFVAESTVKELIQSGSGVKGAKVNVLGLSFKENCPDLRNSKVVDMIRELESFGLKVAVNDPLVSPQEALREYELSLTAWDNLSKAEVLVLAVAHKEYLKFSLEELTRQLLPNGCIIDVKSQLDADKLRKMGYRVWRL; encoded by the coding sequence ATGAAAGATAATCAGGAAACCATTGTTGCTGTAGTAGGGCTTGGCTATGTGGGTTTACCTTTAGCTGTTGCTTTTGGGAAATTGGGTAGAGTTATTGGTTTTGATTTGTCAGAAGAAAAAGTAGCTTCCTATAAGAAGTGTGTAGATCCTGCTGATGAGGTAACAGAAAGTGAATTTCGTGACGCTTCTTCTCTGGAGTTTACCGCGGATTCTAAAAAATTAAGTGAGGCTAATGTTTTTATTGTGGCTGTTCCAACTCCCGTTGATGAAGCCTATAAGCCTGATTTTGCTCCACTTGTTTCGGCCAGCCGTTTAATTGGACAAAATATGAGGCAGGGGAGCCTCGTTATTTATGAATCTACGGTTTACCCTGGTGCGACCGAAGAAGTGTGTATTCCTGTTTTAGAAAAAGAATCGGGAATGAAATGGCAGAAAGATTTTCGAGTGGGTTATTCTCCTGAGCGTATTAATCCAGGAGATAAAGAACACGTTTTGTCTAATACCATCAAAATAGTATCGGGTGATAGACCTGAAACTCTGGATGAAGTAGCTCAATTATATAATCGTGTGGTTAAGGCTGGAGTGTTTAAAGCTTCTTCCATTCAGGCTGCTGAAGCGGCAAAAGTTATAGAAAATACACAACGTGATTTGAATATTGCATTAATGAATGAGTTGGCCATTATTTTTAACCGGATGAATATTGATACGATGGAAGTGTTAAAGGCAGCAGGTACAAAATGGAATTTTTTGCCTTTTCGCCCTGGTTTGGTAGGCGGGCACTGTATTGGTGTTGACCCTTATTATTTGACTTACAAAGCGGAAGTAATAGGATACCATCCCCAGGTTATTTTGGCGGGCAGAAGAATTAACGATGGGATGGCTAAGTTTGTGGCCGAAAGTACGGTTAAAGAATTGATTCAATCGGGAAGCGGTGTGAAAGGCGCCAAAGTGAATGTTTTGGGGCTGTCATTTAAGGAGAATTGTCCGGATTTACGTAATTCAAAAGTAGTGGACATGATTCGAGAACTGGAATCTTTTGGGTTGAAAGTAGCTGTGAACGATCCCTTAGTTAGCCCGCAGGAAGCTTTACGGGAATATGAGCTTTCTTTAACGGCTTGGGATAATTTGTCAAAGGCAGAAGTTCTTGTTTTGGCTGTTGCCCATAAAGAATATTTGAAATTTTCATTGGAAGAATTAACGCGTCAGTTGCTACCCAATGGTTGTATTATTGATGTTAAATCTCAGCTTGATGCGGATAAATTGCGTAAAATGGGCTACAGGGTATGGCGCTTATAA
- a CDS encoding TylF/MycF family methyltransferase: MKKSSQSKKAGQIHVEGGLRTSAEKDEAKKNAACFDRNPESWGKKIENFPKYVRRQNITRFLALYEIFKRVLPVKGSIVECGVFRGFGLMSWSKFSAILEPVNLTRRIYGFDSFAGFPEISKADMSAKSNHVKHGDLHADSYEELKELIAIHDSTRFLGHVPKTNLIRGNATKTIPAFVKENPHLVVSLLFMDFDLYEPTKIALEHFVPRMPKGAVIAFDELDNPLWPGETLAMLEHFKKSPLKLERVEFDPYISFAVLD; the protein is encoded by the coding sequence ATGAAAAAATCCTCTCAATCAAAAAAAGCAGGGCAAATTCATGTAGAAGGTGGGCTTAGAACTTCTGCCGAAAAAGACGAAGCGAAAAAAAATGCTGCCTGTTTTGATAGAAATCCGGAGTCGTGGGGAAAAAAAATAGAGAATTTCCCCAAATATGTGCGTCGCCAGAATATCACCCGTTTTTTGGCACTCTACGAAATTTTCAAGCGTGTTCTGCCTGTAAAAGGCTCTATTGTAGAATGTGGAGTTTTTCGCGGTTTTGGCTTAATGAGCTGGTCAAAGTTCAGTGCTATTTTAGAGCCTGTTAATTTAACTCGTCGCATTTATGGTTTTGATTCTTTTGCTGGTTTTCCTGAGATATCCAAAGCCGATATGTCGGCCAAAAGTAATCATGTGAAGCATGGTGATTTGCACGCCGATTCTTATGAAGAATTAAAAGAATTGATTGCCATTCATGATTCTACCCGTTTTTTAGGACATGTTCCCAAAACAAATCTTATTCGCGGAAATGCCACCAAAACCATTCCGGCTTTTGTTAAGGAAAATCCTCATTTGGTGGTGAGTTTGCTTTTTATGGATTTTGATCTTTATGAACCTACCAAAATAGCTTTGGAACATTTTGTTCCACGTATGCCTAAAGGAGCGGTGATTGCTTTTGATGAACTTGATAACCCTCTATGGCCAGGTGAAACTCTGGCTATGCTAGAGCATTTTAAGAAATCTCCCTTAAAGCTCGAGCGCGTGGAATTTGATCCTTATATCAGTTTTGCTGTTCTTGATTAA
- a CDS encoding transketolase gives MRDYFIKRLTELASADKRIVLITGDLGFGVFDNYRAQLQSQFINAGVAEQNMTALATGMAMEGKIVFTYSIANFPTLRCLEQIRNDACYHNANVKVVSIGGGFSYGALGISHHATEDLAILRSLPDITVVAPCGLWETVEATSALVLREGACYLRLDKSFGEDAPRANEVFTLGKARVLKEGNDISFVVCGGILKEVQSAADILAKKGINARIISMHTIKPLDKDILTRAAKETGGIVTVEEHTLHGGLGSAVAEHLMDSGIYPEKFKRIALEAGFSSLVGSQEYLRKQYKLEADSIANKVEHLLSRG, from the coding sequence GTGAGAGATTATTTTATTAAACGGCTGACAGAACTGGCCTCTGCCGATAAACGTATTGTTCTTATTACGGGAGATTTGGGCTTTGGAGTTTTTGACAATTACAGAGCTCAATTACAGTCACAGTTTATTAATGCAGGAGTTGCTGAGCAAAATATGACGGCTTTGGCAACCGGTATGGCGATGGAAGGTAAAATTGTTTTTACCTATTCTATAGCAAACTTTCCTACACTACGCTGTTTAGAACAGATTCGCAACGATGCCTGTTATCATAATGCTAACGTCAAGGTTGTTTCTATTGGCGGAGGTTTTAGCTATGGAGCTTTGGGGATTTCTCACCATGCTACAGAAGATCTGGCTATTCTTCGCAGTCTTCCCGATATTACTGTAGTTGCTCCATGTGGTTTGTGGGAAACCGTAGAAGCGACCTCTGCTCTTGTGCTTCGTGAAGGAGCCTGTTATCTCCGTTTAGATAAATCGTTTGGCGAAGATGCGCCTCGGGCCAACGAAGTATTTACTTTGGGTAAGGCCAGGGTATTAAAGGAAGGAAACGATATTTCTTTTGTTGTTTGCGGAGGTATTTTAAAAGAAGTTCAGTCAGCCGCCGATATTTTGGCCAAAAAGGGTATTAACGCGCGTATTATTTCCATGCATACCATCAAGCCTCTTGATAAAGATATTTTGACCAGGGCCGCAAAAGAAACAGGAGGTATTGTTACTGTTGAAGAACATACCCTGCATGGCGGGCTTGGAAGCGCCGTTGCCGAGCATTTGATGGATTCGGGAATTTATCCTGAAAAGTTTAAAAGAATTGCTCTGGAAGCCGGTTTTTCTTCCCTGGTAGGTTCGCAAGAGTATTTGCGAAAACAATATAAACTAGAAGCAGATAGCATAGCCAATAAGGTAGAGCATTTGCTTTCGAGGGGATGA
- a CDS encoding glycosyltransferase family 4 protein translates to MKILCVNPDDLSTLLFCKTLSRLLKQIPGVKLVTVGGVVEGLSADMYREELKNEVLSTHRELPMKRFISPLSDLRYFFKLYKMMREEKCDAVITFTTKPNIYGQFAAFFAGIPLRVMAVRGLGRTFNAPSSFKESLLQGLMTILYKLSCLATHKVWFTNPRDLSDFVSQRLVTQEKTFMTQNAVDLTDFCMERIDPAKLKNMRKELGIPEECQIVIMVARLIEQKGVKEFAEAAVQLHKTLPHLYFLLVAPEEPSNPSIVPVSYIRGMESMSHLKWLGFRKDVRELYALSDISVLPSYYREGGYPRALLEAMAYSKPVIAADTPECRGPVEDGRNGYLVPPQDSKALARAIEKIITNPELCREMGRQSLIRMKEEFDDQVVFKRIINEVLMPQGMQETVYQSL, encoded by the coding sequence ATGAAGATTCTTTGTGTGAATCCTGATGATCTTTCCACTCTTTTATTTTGCAAGACACTCTCTCGTCTTTTGAAACAAATTCCGGGAGTAAAGCTGGTGACGGTGGGTGGTGTTGTAGAAGGCCTTTCTGCTGATATGTATCGTGAAGAATTAAAAAATGAAGTTTTGTCCACGCATCGGGAGCTTCCGATGAAGCGTTTTATTTCGCCTCTCAGTGATCTTCGTTATTTTTTCAAACTTTATAAAATGATGAGAGAAGAAAAATGTGATGCGGTCATTACCTTTACCACCAAGCCCAATATTTATGGGCAATTTGCCGCTTTTTTTGCCGGTATTCCTTTAAGAGTGATGGCGGTGCGCGGGCTAGGCAGAACTTTTAATGCTCCTTCTTCTTTTAAAGAATCTCTGCTTCAGGGGTTGATGACTATTTTGTATAAACTATCGTGCTTGGCTACTCATAAAGTGTGGTTTACAAATCCCAGAGATCTTTCCGATTTTGTTTCGCAACGTCTGGTGACTCAAGAAAAGACTTTTATGACTCAAAACGCAGTTGACTTAACCGATTTTTGTATGGAGCGTATTGATCCTGCTAAACTTAAAAATATGCGCAAGGAATTGGGAATACCAGAAGAATGCCAGATTGTGATTATGGTGGCCCGTTTAATTGAGCAAAAAGGAGTGAAGGAGTTTGCCGAGGCGGCTGTTCAATTGCATAAAACTTTGCCCCATCTTTATTTTCTGTTGGTGGCTCCCGAAGAACCTTCAAATCCTTCTATAGTACCTGTTTCCTATATACGTGGTATGGAGTCCATGTCTCATTTGAAATGGCTGGGTTTTAGAAAAGATGTGCGGGAATTATACGCTTTATCGGATATTTCCGTTTTACCTTCTTATTACAGGGAAGGTGGCTATCCTCGTGCGCTTCTGGAAGCCATGGCTTATTCCAAGCCGGTTATTGCGGCAGATACTCCCGAATGTCGTGGGCCGGTGGAAGATGGTCGAAACGGCTATCTTGTTCCTCCTCAAGACTCAAAAGCTCTTGCACGGGCTATTGAAAAAATCATCACCAATCCTGAATTATGTCGTGAGATGGGACGGCAATCGCTTATACGTATGAAAGAAGAATTTGACGACCAGGTTGTTTTTAAAAGAATTATTAATGAAGTGTTAATGCCTCAAGGGATGCAGGAAACCGTTTATCAAAGCTTATAA